The sequence CAAATTTGGCATCTTAAAATACATTTATCCAATGTATAATGTGATTCTACAAACACAAAAACCGTAACACAAAATTTCCTATAAGTTTATATCATTTCTTCACGAAACTCCCATTATCAGTGCCATAGCAGTGTGCTAACACTAAAAACGATCATCTTCTTTTGAACATGAATAGTATCCGCTTTGCAACTATCACTCGTATGACTGCCAGACATCCAAGAGCATAAGATTGCACATCTCCCAGCGAGCCAGACATCAAAAAGCATGAGACTGCATTTCCCTATACAAAACATATAGAGTAACTTCTTTGGGAACCCATGTCAATGCCCTGAAAAGAAACCAGCCTACAATCATCCAATGAGCATTTGCTCCAAAACAAGCATGATATCCTTAGacaaaaaaatatacacatagGCATGATCAATTTAAACCACGTTCAAAGCTACTGTTCTTTGACCTGACCACTCAAGAACATCTGTTTTTTAGGGTTGAGTCTCTCCAAGCCAATGAAAATTACATTCACCTTACACTTGTCATGCTCATGCATAATAATTTGAGTGCTAAGTGACAAATTTTTAAGCTTATCAGAACTATAAGATATAGAACCCTACATTTCTTTTAGGTTCCGCATGGATTTGTGATTTAAAATCATGGGTTTTGAAGAGCAATTGCAATTGTTACATAAAGTGTTTGATATGAATTTAACAAAAgaagatattttgagttttggagaTTTTACTTTAGCTGAAACATTTATGATGTTATGGATTTAAGATGACATTTTAGATTACATCTTGGACCATTTCCAATACACATTAACCTCAAATCCATACATAAATTTCATCAATAGAGGGCAGGGGAACCTCTCATATTTTATTCAAGTCATTTAAACTAAGAATTAAAATGCAAATCccattttaaatatttctatccaaatgaACCATTATGTGATTTTGGCAGTCATATGGATGCTGTAGCTCCTCGTATCCAATTATATGAAGATATGAGGAGAGCTTGTAATgcaaattgaattagtaaaaaaaaaaaatcccacaaatTTATTGAGGGACATAACAATCACTTGAATAAATGGGTGTGCATGATAGGCTTGAGGAGACCTTGTAATCCAATGTGGATGTAGTgaaaaataaatcccacaaataTTTATTATGGATGTAAGATTCACTAGTTTACACATGATGGACTAATCCAGTCTCATGGATAGTGAGAATAATATAACAAATCACAATGTGAATTATCATACCAGGCAGTCAATCAATCCTCCTCCATAGGCACCTCTGGAACATCAAACCTATCTTCTTCAATAGTTCTATTGATCACAGAAATAGGAGAGGGTATGGAAAGTCAAGGAAACAAGAATTTATCTATTCAAGGAATCTAATGGAGAGAGGAAAGCTTTTTTTAAATGTCTaatggagaggaaaaaaaaatttcaaccaacCAAATCAATTCCATAATTAGTTACTGCCTCAATGCATTGTTAGAGCAGTACATCAATAAAAGACAAATGTGCTGTGTCAATTTTATAGCTTCAATAAGTTAAAAGGTAgattatatatttctttgataATTCAACATTTGCACCAGAAGTtgctagttgagctacaaggcagaaggcaaattatatattaaaacatTGATCTGCTCAAGgtgaaaacttaaaaattttaaagtctAGAACCTTAGAAAGTGAAAATCAAGAAACAGAAgttaaaaatagtaatttattagcaCATTACCTATGGTATATGGTTTCTATCCCATAAAACTTAGAAATAACTTAATTGAAGCCCTATTTCTACATTAAAAACGAAGATGgaattaatcaaaaaaaaaaacttccaaagATATGATACCCATTTGAAATATTCCACAAAATATGCATTAACAAACATGAGAAACACAACAAATAGCCAACGGCATAACAAAAATCAATGagaagtttttcttctttttcaattgaGAGAATGTGGACTGTGCAcatactaaaaataataatttttttataagaaaatattaaataaaactcaaattttatgtaaagattagggaaaaaagaaaaggatatatATTAACATAAGATCATCCTCCTTTTCACCACGGTTGCGACTATTATTTAGCTCCCGAAGGACTTCAGGAGTAACCTACATTCGAAGAGAGCATAGAGATCATATATTGacactaaattaaattgataggTTCATAGAAGCAGCTATTTCAGGGATAATGTCCTTACTAGTTTGTGCCTTTGTTTTTCAAGTAGATTTCTGAGGTTATCTTTATCCTCCTTTTGGAGTTCATTTTTATACCTGCAAAGAATTTCACACAACAGGATATAAAAGGAAATGCAATAGTGTATCAATTTATGCCATGAGTTACATTTAGAATAGCACACAATAGCTTAAAAATCTAGTAGTCACATTTAGATAATAGAGAAATTTACTATTTACATACTGGTTAACAACCCACATTGTTACATTTTACTTCTGTTCAATTAAAATGAGGCATGAATTTGATGTATAAAGATTTAAAACCAATCAAAAGATGCTTATATGGTAGGCATAGGTTTGAAATTGAAACTAGTGGTTTAGGGCTAGGGATAGTAAATGTATAGGGTTCAACTCTAGCTAAAGCTAAAATAGACTAGTTCTTTGAAGCAAAGAAACACCGTTCCTAAAGACACTAGGGATTTAAAGCTATGAAGAAGAAATTCATTAGGGGTTAACTCGAGGGATCAAATCTGGTTTGTATGGGAGTCAGAGAACCTAGGAAGCACGGACACGGATACGAGTATATGTACAACACAGTGACACGAccaattcttgaaaaattataGCATGACACAGCAGGTACAACATGGGTACGGCACCCCAAATGAAGTGTCTGTGCTTCCTGGCAGAGAACACTAATATAGGCCATTCTGCAACCAGGTTGCTGAATGATGGAAGGATGAATTAGAATTTTGAGATTAGAAAGTGTAAGATCTGATGGAGGTAAACAGAAGCAGCTAATGGATGCACCTGATTgtaaaacttaaaagagaagtaaaatataaatagtttAATACTAACAACCTAACTAAATATAATGGACATGTATTAGGTTTAGCCTGATGCTGCAAGGCCCGTAACTTTAGCCTTAGGTTTCATAAGGATAatgttctttcttttaattctcTGTGCTTCTGCaacattattcatttttttctgTGCCTATACATATCAACTCTGTCCAAACCAAATCATTTGCCAACTCTAAAGCCaataaagaggggaaaaaaatagagagagagagaagaggtaACATATTAAGATTTCTATCAAGAAAGAATCAAACTCCCCCTCCctttcgttctttttttttattggtaaattagATATGCACCCCATTATTGAGGGCAGAGAAATGCCATTTGATCAAGAGTCCCTAGTCCCTACCCcattattaaattcataattttcattaaatcaAACAGATGATTAATCCATTTTTCCCTTTTACCCCTCTCCATCCTTCCCTCCAAAAAAACATATTGTAAGCGAACCAAAAGAACTTTCCATAAAACATATTATCCTAACAAGGAGAAATTTTCTTCTCAACACCCAATCAGGCAAGACAAGGTACTCTTTAATAAAAGTTACTAACCTTTGCACAAATGCAAGGAGTGATTGATGCCATATTACAGGCATCAACCTGCTATCTTCAAGGAATCTCATAAAATGAGCAACAGTAGCATCAAGTACACGATATGGCAAAGCATACTTCTTCTCCAAAAGAAGCTTTATAAAAAAGCTGCAATGGTTTACCAAGGAAACTTTGTCAAGCAGTTTCGAAAGCATTTGGCAAAGGAGGAGAGGCTGTAAAagaagtaataataaaaaatcattgcTATTATATGAGATttcatttgctttttttttttttttttttttttttttttgataggtaagagaAAGTATAATCAAGAAAACAGCTAGATGCAAATAAGCATCAgcaaaacaaaagtaaagaatCAAAACAGTTAATCATGAATAAACATGAATACTAATCTCAAAGCATTATGAGAATCTCAACAATACCAACaattctctctccctttcaaCGAGTAATATATACTAACATCAATAATTTTatgaagaaatttaaaattaggaCATCAATGAGGATTATTCATGTATGCTAATCTCTATGATTCTAATTTGACAAATGTCAAATTAGAAAGTCAATGACTATGATTACATACAAAGGCATTTATCTGATGGAGCCTTTAATTCAACAGCTTTAGCATATAAGGTAAATCTCCTCTAAGTAATGGCACAGTCTATTTTTTTGTGCCATTTCTAAATGACACACCAAAAACTAAGGGTTTTATCTATTTGTCCACATATTGACCTAATATtacattttccttttatgaGTAAAATGAAACTTcattaggaaaaaagaaagacctAAATACAGGATGTATACAACAGGCACACCTAGAGAAACACATCAATGACCTTCATAGGTATCACCCTATAAACCCCAAATTACTATGACATCCAAACAAACcttaaatccaacaaaaaataaatcaataaccTCCACAGGCATTACCCTGTAAGCCCCAAATAGAGAAAAGGCATTAGACCGCGACATTACTTAAATTAATTAGTTCTGAACAAAGTTGACTATCAATCCATATTAGGTTCAACCCCAAACCTTAAGTTCACATTTAGGTCTGACTTCTCACCTTAAACGTTAAGGTTTGTGCCCTcccaaaaaacttaaatttcttaaattatAACATGCATTATATCAAATTTCACTTCAATGCTCAAACAAAGTGCCATAGCCCCCCCAAACAAGTGGAGCTTTTGAGCTTCCCTCTTTGCTGAGCAACAAATCACTACTTGCATCCTATACTACAAGGCCCTTACACAAAAAGCatagaaaaaggaagaaatacCAAAGCAAAGTTGACAATCTAGACATCCATCTGGGccagaaaagaaataaaatcaaaaccaataCATGATGCACACAACGGCACAAGCCATTATACTAGATGATCTACACATCCCTATgagaaaaaaccaaataaacCCAAAGCATTATGCACCCAACTTCCACAGTTCCGCATAATCCTCAAACCAAATCATAAACACTCAAGCACTTGAGTATCCAGAAGCCattctataaaaatatatgCACACAAACACATGGCACAAGCTATTAATCTTCATACACTTCCACAATCTTTTTAAGTGAGCAAATTACAACATTCACTACCTTGTTGTACCACAATAATTCATCTCTGCAAGTTTCAATAATGCAACACTGCAAATACAATCAGAAATTTCAGTTAGAAATACCCCACATGTGTAATAGgttaaaatattcatataaaTTAGTTTCAAGAACCACTCAGGCATGCAAACAATATACAACATTCACTAGAACACGAATTCAAGTGTATTAGTATctacaaatacaaacaaaaggGATCAAAGGCAGGAAAAAACCACAAATTAACTTTAAATTGAAAAGCTCATGTTGCAAAGGACTATTCATAATCAAAAACAAAGATATAATAATGTTTTAACAAATACAAGTTAATTAAGTGTCCACAATTAACTGGCAAGGATCCTAAATAAGGCCCTCATGTCAGCAAAGTAATACAAATGCTTGCCATAGAGTTCCACTTATtgattatatacatatatataagaaattttattgagaaaagaCTGCTTCATGATCAAAGGATACAAAGGAgacaaaataattacaaaaaaagaattatgagctCCACTtattgataatttaaaaaatcatcaaaataataataataataataataataaggcaCATTTTCTTCTGAAATTTTGCACAGTATCTTAACATAATGGTTTTTTTAGTTTCTGAAAACAACACATtgatttaaaacttttaaaaaaatattcatcaaTTGCCCAGTATACTTCTGATTTTGATAAGTCAAAAGTGCAATGAATGTCATCTTCAGGGtacttttattaaataaaaagagagcaTCATGTGTCCACAATTCATTTtaagaagagaataaaaaaggTCATACCCAATGCATGAGGCTCCCACTTTTGCGGGTTCTGCAAAAGGAAATTGGTAAGCAGTCTTACCCCTAATTTTGGACAGCCTAACTCCTAGACTCAAAATTGCTTAGGCACAGAGCACTTAGTCATCACATCAAGGTCCAACCTCTTTTAATAATGGaataattatacataaaatgTCTGATATAATAATGgccaaaaacaaaatagttgaattatgaaaaaaattgcatttttgcGCTTAAAAAAGGTGAGACTATCAATTTTCACCACAGCCTAGTTAGGGGAATTCTTTTATAACAGTAAGTTTATTGTATTTTGAAAGGGGAGAGGGGGAAGAATCCGAAACATGTTTCCATTTTTATCAAAGACTTTGGGGAGgggacaaaacaaaaaaacaaaaaaagagcaGTAAAATCTTTTGATCAGATTGTGAAGAGAATATTTGTCCCTCATCTTTGCAAGCAACACAATAAAACTTATCCTGAATCTTCAGAGCCAGGACAAACCCTTTCCccccaaaaacaacaaaaacaaaaagaacaaaaaaaatctcccaGAGGAAATGTAAAAAATACAGGAAGTGTACCCACACTTTATCAATCCATGGATTAATATTTTATGTCTATTGATCTCCACTAGCCATACCTTGAATGAAGCGGAGGAATGGAGACCTTCTGTAAAATGCTTCCGATAATGACAGCTTCCCTGAGGTTGCACGTCCCCGACTGTACATCAAggacaaatatatattttaaattaaaaggcAACCTACGTATCAAGCCAGGAAAACAAAAGTGATCAAAAGTTTTGGTCCCATCACTTAGTAAGAAAACTGAAGAATCAAGTTGCAGTAGAGGACACAGATATCACTAAATAGCACAGAGATCACCAAACAAATTAAAGAATCAAGTTTTAGTAAAAGAGACAAATACCAAAAGAAATAATTTGCAAGCACCCAGACTTTGTAGATCAGAAGTTCAAAGTTTAACACTACAATGTGAATATTGAAGCACAGATATCAGAAAATTCAGCAAAATTTTGGGTAGGGAGGACAGAAAAAAATCCCCCAAGTTATGTTGAAGATCATATACCTCACATAGAGGGAACAGTACTCCTTTGAAGAATGCAGCAGGTTTGTAGAGTGACTTCTTCAAAGATTGATATAAAGCAAAATGAAGCCGTTTATTCTTTCGAATATCATCTCTCACCCGCGGGAGCAACACTAGTCTGTAGAAGCGTTCGGCCTTCTTCACACCCAAATTAGAAGCGAAAATTCTTGTGGCTTGGTACATTGCATTCGGTGACCATTTATCAGGTTCAGTTAGATAAAGGACATCCTCCCAAAGTTTCATTGCTGGGATGTGCTTGAATGCTTTGGGGAATTTGCCTGCTGTGTAAGTACTAAGAAGCTTGCCAACTCTGCAATGGTATATTTATACCCACGATCAATAAAGTTGCcaccttttattattttttgataattcaaatgTTACAACAATTGGGGTGTGGAATTTGAACAagaagaccatgcaatgccaCTAAGCTACAAGGCTCTAAGCAATGTTCTCTCACAAAGTTTAGGCATACAATTTAGCATTGCacatatcatatatataagGTGTTAAGATTGCATGTAATGCAATGTTATAAGAAGAAAAGGCAGAGCTTACATACCCTTTATATAAATCTATGATGGAACTATCCAATTTAGGCAATGGTCGAGTTTCTGCAAtccaataaattcaaattaatacGAAAAGATAACAACGATTAAACAACACTAGCAACTGATGCAATTTCTGAGATTTAGAggctaaaaaaccaaaataattgaGAACCTGAAGCAGAAATTGGATCTTGCTGCTTGAGTTTTTCAACAATGATATCGGCAAGAGTGCGTTGAGGAGCTGCATCTTTTGCTAAAAACGCCTCCAGCACTCTCTCATCCTCTTCGTCAATCTCCTCCTGCAAAATTGTATTTTCCCACGGAttctcagtaaccaaacagaaccaaagaaaatgaaaaaaaaaaaaaaaaattgagtaaagCAAGTGAGTGACTAACATCATCGGCGCCAAATCGGCTCTGAGTTTCAGAGAAGCCGTCAAAGCCATCGATGTCATCGTCGTCAGTCTGAGCATCATCGGCGGCGGCGCCCTTGGGGGTGACATATTCTTGAGCGAAAAGCAAGGCGCTGTTAGGGTTTTGGAGGTTGGCCTCGTCCTGAATCTCTTTCTGCTGAGCCAAAGCTTGTTTGAGAATCTTGGAACTCATGGTGGAGGATATGAGCTCCTCGTTCTCCTCCTGCTCCGCCTTCTCCGACTGGTGGTGCGATTTGGGCTTGGGTACTTTGAATTTGGATCGCTTAGCATGGCTGTCATTGTCTGATAAGAAAGGCTGTGGATTCAGGTGCCGCTCCCTCTTGTTATTGTTCTTCCCCATTCTCTTTCGCTTCAAAAACACAGCAGTGGGGTTTTTGAGGTTTTAGCGGCTGATACTCGAGCGAAAGGGTAGAAAAACAAGAAGATTCATtgagaaaacacaaaaacaaaaaacgaaaTGAGGTcgggcttgggcttgggcttgggctaaACCTACATAGACAAATttatgcatgtttttttttcaatggccCAACTATAATTTTGGTTCGTAATCTATATAGCTTTGCCATCAGGACATTAATGTGGAAAtcattacaatttacaaataaaattgggCCGACTCATGAGGAGTGGCTTCTCTCCCCTGTaggagctctctctctctctctcaaaccggTAGGAGTTTTATTCCCTCCCTTAAGTTTTTCTCTAAGGGCCTTCTCTTGGACTATGCCTCTCTCAAACAGGTAGTAGTCCATTCTCTCGCGAATGCATGGATGAAGTAGTGGATGGTTTAAAAAAGCTAAACCTTAAAAAGCACATTGAAAATCAAAGAGCCTTAAAAAGCACATTGAAAGCAGCGTGGAAAATGGGTTCTGGTCTAAGGATTGTAGAGGTTGGCAATAACATTATGCAATTCAAGTTTAGCTCGCAGTACCAGTTAGAGTGGGTTGAAAAAAGTGGGCCAAGGAACTTTGACAACAACCTACTTCTTCTCTGTAGATGGAGGAAAGGTTTAACGTCAAAGAATATTTTAGTTTCTCCCATTCTCCTTTCTGGGTGCAGATTTGGGGCTTGCCACTTGAGATATATATATGGGATACTTGGGCATGATGAAAAGCACAGGCATTTAAATCCAACGGAGCAATCTCCAGAGAGGTAATATGGCGAATGGTTAAAGGCAGGAGGAGCTACCAAGGGTGGAGGCGAAAGAGTTAAAACAAAATCTCATGCGGTGGCAAAAAAAGGGAGCTCGCTATCTCAGACGAAGGGTGGAATATACGGCGACGTGGGTAGTGGTCTGACTACGGTGGGTGAAGCTGTCTTGGACGAGAAATTCTTGGGACCTCCCGGAGGACCACTGACGTGGTCCTCCTGGGTCCTGCCATCCAATAGAGAACTGCCACCTAGCTATTTTATAAAACTCAGCTCCACATCATCTTACCCATTAACTAAACTATAGTTAGCAAAACCAAACCACGgttaaaactaaaacaaactCAGCAACCCAAACGTGTTAACCCAAAATCAGTTGTAatcttctaagttctaacccAAGATCTAACTCAGCAACACAAACCTTCCCTCTCCCTCTACCCATAGCcgaaaacccaaaatcaaagccAAAATCAACGGCAATGGCAACGACAACAATAATGATACTCTGAGCTCATTCAAGCGTGCGAGAGCATGGGCGTCGAAAACTCAGCAGCTCCACTTACCCACAGCTGGATTTAACCCAAAATCAGCTCTATTtcctctttcttcctctctcccTCAAACTCTATTTCCCCAATATCTCTCTAGAGAAGATATTGGGAAAATCCAGCCGAAAACATCACCGGTAGATTCAACAACAACAGCGATCCAGATGGGTGGCCCGTCGGATTCGTGTAGCGGAACCGGGAAATGTCCTCAGAAACCATCACCGGCGGCAACAACAACAGCGATCCATTATCTGCTGCTACTTCTTCTGCCTCTTCTTCTAACCACACGTGTCCCGGCATCTCGACTTGTTGCCACCAGAGCATCATGAATTCCTTGCGACGATGTGTTTCAGTGACAATTCCTTTGCTTCGTCCTGCTTATCCGTTTTGGCAAGGCTGGAGATGTCGACAATGTCTTGAAGGACCACTAATGAGATGAAGGCATACAAGAGTtcttttcaatttgtaatgtgggggagattgtgattaTGAGTCTTTTAGTTGCTGGGTTTCGTGTTTTTGCATTTGACCGTTGTTGTTGATGCTACAGAGATTGATGTCCCAAAGTTTTGAATAAAGATTGTATTAGTGGTATTTGGTTGTAGTCTTGCTGCTGACTTGTAGGAAATGTGTTCTGATGTGAATTGTTTATGTGGTTTTGGTATAGTTGTTTTGGTATAGTTATTgtatttgcaaataaattttgtgtttatagaTGACCTTcatctttttgttttggtgtttggatATCATTgtaaattttggtcattttgacaATAAAATTTCTCATTTGTTACACTATTAGTAAtgttttttggagagaaatgtTAGAAATGTTATTGATGTAAAGCTactgtatttaaaaaaatttggccaTGAGCATCCTGGGTAGCATGCAAGATAATGAAACTGTTTAGGCCTTTTCAATGCTCTCTCATTTATGTCTCCATATATTTCATCCCCACCTTTTTTACTTGACTACCTACTTATACCATTACATCAGCGACGCCCATGCTCGCGCACGCTTGAATGAGCTCAGAGTATCATTATTGTTGCCGTTGCCGCTGCCGTTGCCGTTGCCGTTGATTTTggctttgattttgggtttccGGCTGTGggtagagggagagagaaggtTTGTGTTGCTGAGTTAGATCTTGGGTTAGAACTTAGAATATTACAACTGATTTTGGGTTAACACGTTTGGGTTGCTGagtttgttttagttttaacCGTGGTTTGGTTTTGCTAACTATAGTTTAGTTAATAGGTAAGATGATGTGGAGCTGAGTTTTATAAAATGGTTAGGTGGCAGTACTCTATTGGATGGCAGGACCCAGGAGGACCACTGAAGTTTTAGTTTTAACCGTGGTTTGGTTTTGCTAACTATAGTTTAGTTAATGGGTAAGATGATGTGGAGCTGAGTTTTATAAAATGGTTAGGTGGCAGTACTCTATTGGATGGCAGGACGTGGTCCTCCGGGAGGTCCCAAGAATTTCTCGCCTTGGACATGGTGAGGGGTACAGGCACAGGCACAGGCACGTCAAATCCTTGGGCGCAGGATAAGTTGAATAGATGGGACAACACGACAAAAGTGGGGTTGGAAATGAGACCAGATCAAGGAGCACGTGACAGGCTAGAAGGTTCTAAAACTAAACTAGTTAGTAAAATATTCCAAAGGAACGAGAGTGCCCAGCCAGAAGTTGACAAGGCTTATAGGATTTGGAGAACTCAAGCCCGGTAAAgcccaaagaaaagaaaaatacaagtgaGGAAGTAAAAGAGCAAGAACTAGGCCCCGACCAAACGaaaaaaaccaagggcaaaaggcagattggaaaaaaaatagtaagcgAGAAGGGCAAGGCCCAAGAAGTTGAGATGTTAGAACAAGCCCAAGaggtaagtaaaaaaagaacatgtaatGTTGAAATGCTTATTAAGTCTGATGGTAGAGCTCAAAAACATATATGTGAGGGAAGCTATGATGGGGGAGAAAATTTATTGGATGAAACGGCGGTGGCTGCTGAGTAGCACCGCCGAGATCAATGATCGCCTTAGGATGGAATTGCTGGGGACAAAGTTAAAGAAAAAGCAGATAGAAAAAGTGTGAGAAAAAACTGGTTTGCTAAATGGCTTGATTGTGCCTAGTTTTGGAAGAAGTGGAGGGTTAGCTCTGTTATGGAGAAGGGATGTCAAAGTGGAAATTCAAGGCTACTTAGGAAGCTACATTGATGCAATTGTCACCAACCTGGAATTAGAATTCAAGTGGCGAATCACAGGATTCTATGGACACCCTGAAACCCACCGTAGAAGAGAATCATGGGATATTTTGAGAAGTTTAAACCGACAGTATCAACTCCCCTGGTTATGTTTTggagatttcaatgaaattgttTCCATGGAGGAAAAATTCGGTGGGGCACGGAGGTCTCAAAGGCAGATGAATGATTTTCGTGAAGCAATCCATCACTGTAAGTTCAAAGACCTTGGATACTATGGCCCTCATTTCACTTGGTGTAATATGCAAGAAGGAGAAAGGAGAATGTATCACTTCTGAGTGGATTGATTACTATAAAGACATTAAAGTGCATCATTTGGTAGATTCTACATCTGACCACTACGCACTTCTGATTACTGATGCTATGGTTCAAAAGTATCCAAATAGGTGAAGATTTCATTTTGAAGCTATGTGAACTAAAAGGGAGGAATGTAAAGAAATTATTAAGGAAGTATGGCATGGCTGCCAAGATTTAAACACCTCAAATGGGATGGCTGAAGGGTTGAAACGTTGTGCTGGAAATCTCTCAAGATATAACAAAACTGAATTTGGGCAAATTCCAAGgcaaattcaaaagaaaatgaagactCTCAATACTCTGGTCCTAAGAGATAAAGATGGTAGCCTAGGCAGGGAAATCAACACAATAAGAAAGGAGATTAATGATTTATTGGATAGTGAAGAAATTATGTGGCATTAGAGATCTAATGTGCAATGGATGTGCTTTGGGGATTGAAACACTACATACTTCCACACAAagacttcaaaaagaaaaaagaaaaacaccatAACCAGAATCATGGATGAAAATGGGAATTGGTGTGAATCTATTGAAAGCATTGCAAAGGTGGTTGTGTCCTATTTCCAAAATTTGTATACTACATCTCATCCGATGCGCATCCCTGAAGTCCTTGATACAATACCAACCAAGGTCTCTGCTGAAATGAACCAGTACCTaatcaaagagttcacaagggAGGAAGTTGAGGCCGCACTAAAGCAGATGCATTCAACAAAAGCCCCGAGCCCCGACGGTATGTCTGCTATCTTCTTCCAAAAGAATTGAGGTATAATTGGTAATGATGTCGTATGTATGGTCTTAAATGTCCTAAACTCAAATATGTCTATGGTAGAGATTAACAAAACTCA is a genomic window of Quercus lobata isolate SW786 chromosome 2, ValleyOak3.0 Primary Assembly, whole genome shotgun sequence containing:
- the LOC115976229 gene encoding bystin; amino-acid sequence: MGKNNNKRERHLNPQPFLSDNDSHAKRSKFKVPKPKSHHQSEKAEQEENEELISSTMSSKILKQALAQQKEIQDEANLQNPNSALLFAQEYVTPKGAAADDAQTDDDDIDGFDGFSETQSRFGADDEEIDEEDERVLEAFLAKDAAPQRTLADIIVEKLKQQDPISASETRPLPKLDSSIIDLYKGVGKLLSTYTAGKFPKAFKHIPAMKLWEDVLYLTEPDKWSPNAMYQATRIFASNLGVKKAERFYRLVLLPRVRDDIRKNKRLHFALYQSLKKSLYKPAAFFKGVLFPLCESGTCNLREAVIIGSILQKVSIPPLHSSVALLKLAEMNYCGTTSFFIKLLLEKKYALPYRVLDATVAHFMRFLEDSRLMPVIWHQSLLAFVQRYKNELQKEDKDNLRNLLEKQRHKLVTPEVLRELNNSRNRGEKEDDLMLISSPISVINRTIEEDRFDVPEVPMEED